One stretch of Streptomyces hygroscopicus DNA includes these proteins:
- a CDS encoding cytochrome P450 yields the protein MSSSRAEAPAFDPWQPSFVADPYPAYAALRERGRVHWFEPSRQWLIPRHADVSALLRDRRLGRTYLHRFSHEEFGRTAPPPEHEPFHTLNDHGMLDLEPPDHTRLRRLVSKAFTPRTVEALVPTIRRFADELVDSLVASGGGDLIAAVAEPLPVAVIAEMLGIPPADRPALRPWSADICGMYELGPSEETARRAVRASLEFSGYLRELIGARRKAPGDDLISGLIAAHDEGDRLTEQEMISTCVLLLNAGHEATVNTTGNGWWALFRHPEQLALLRADPDALLPTAVDELLRFDTPLQLFERWVLEDIEVDGTVIPRGSEVALLFGSANRDPARFDRPDTLDLSRADNPHVSFGAGIHYCLGAPLARLELAASFGALLRKAPGMRLVKEPEPQANFVIRGLRELLVEL from the coding sequence ATGAGCAGCAGCCGTGCGGAAGCCCCCGCCTTCGACCCGTGGCAGCCGTCGTTCGTCGCGGACCCGTATCCGGCGTACGCCGCGCTGCGCGAGCGCGGCCGTGTGCACTGGTTCGAGCCCTCCCGCCAGTGGCTGATCCCGCGGCACGCTGATGTCAGCGCCCTGCTGCGGGACCGCCGCCTCGGCCGCACCTATCTGCACCGCTTCAGCCATGAGGAGTTCGGCCGCACCGCGCCGCCGCCCGAGCACGAGCCGTTCCACACCCTCAACGACCACGGCATGCTCGATCTCGAACCGCCGGACCACACCCGCCTGCGGCGGCTCGTCTCCAAGGCGTTCACCCCGCGGACCGTCGAGGCGCTGGTGCCGACGATCCGGCGGTTCGCGGACGAACTCGTCGACTCCCTCGTCGCCTCGGGCGGCGGCGATCTCATCGCGGCGGTCGCCGAACCGCTGCCGGTCGCGGTCATCGCCGAGATGCTCGGCATTCCACCGGCCGACCGCCCCGCCCTGCGGCCCTGGTCGGCGGACATCTGCGGGATGTACGAGCTGGGGCCGAGCGAGGAGACGGCGCGCCGGGCGGTGCGCGCGTCCCTCGAATTCTCCGGCTATCTGCGTGAGTTGATCGGCGCGCGCCGCAAGGCCCCGGGGGACGATCTGATCAGCGGGCTCATCGCCGCGCATGACGAGGGCGACCGGCTCACCGAGCAGGAGATGATCTCCACCTGTGTGCTGCTGCTCAACGCGGGCCATGAGGCCACGGTCAACACCACGGGCAACGGCTGGTGGGCGCTCTTCCGCCACCCCGAGCAGCTCGCCCTGCTCCGCGCCGACCCGGACGCGCTGCTGCCCACCGCCGTGGACGAACTCCTGCGCTTCGACACCCCGCTGCAGCTCTTCGAGCGCTGGGTGCTGGAGGACATCGAGGTCGACGGCACGGTCATCCCGCGCGGCAGCGAGGTCGCCTTGCTCTTCGGCTCGGCCAACCGCGATCCAGCTCGCTTCGACCGCCCCGACACCCTCGATCTCTCCCGCGCCGACAACCCCCATGTCAGCTTTGGCGCCGGGATCCACTACTGTCTCGGCGCCCCGCTGGCCCGTCTTGAGCTCGCCGCCTCCTTCGGCGCGCTGCTCCGTAAGGCGCCCGGGATGCGGCTGGTCAAGGAGCCGGAGCCGCAGGCGAATTTCGTGATCCGCGGGCTGCGGGAGCTGCTGGTCGAGCTCTGA
- a CDS encoding ABC transporter permease, translating into MTAVADARVSPRTRGSARDLAGTGTLLRLALRRDRIMMPVWVLCLGLTASSTVGRLKSAYDTPARRADLVHDMNGNGSTRALFGAAFDDSLGALTVWRVGAFLTVFAAIMSLLIVIRHTREEEETGRQEALSAGMVGRRAGLTSALLAVGIANGAVTLLIAGSLAGQGGTGALALGLAVGLSGMAFGGLAAVAAQLTENARLARGLSSAAVGVAFVLRMAGDAAEDGTKGSGHVLVWLSPLGWAEYARPYGGERWWPLLLIAVLAAASISLAYSLAGRRDVGASFYASRPGPPAAGPLLNGVYGLGWRLQRGALLGWAAGFVFAGAIFGSISDGADDFLGDSNQTRDIIQRMGGAQGLNDAFLAAMVGVLGTILAVYTASSVLRLRSEETDQRAEPLLSNAVGRLRWAGSHLVIAYLGPVVILAIGGLALGLGYGVAAGDLADQLGRCMGAALAQLPALWVLTSVTLFLVGVLPKYSAAAWAFVGWVVALGWMGPALELSDSVMNTSPFSHLPKLPGDEVTAAPFLWLLLLSVVLAAGGLVGLRRRDIGG; encoded by the coding sequence ATGACCGCCGTAGCCGACGCCCGGGTCTCCCCCCGCACCCGCGGATCGGCCCGCGATCTGGCCGGCACGGGCACGCTTTTGCGGCTCGCCCTGCGGCGCGACCGGATCATGATGCCGGTGTGGGTGCTGTGCCTGGGGCTCACGGCCAGCAGCACCGTCGGCCGTCTGAAGAGCGCGTACGACACCCCCGCCCGGCGCGCCGACCTCGTCCACGACATGAACGGGAACGGCTCGACACGGGCCCTGTTCGGCGCCGCCTTCGACGATTCGCTCGGCGCGCTCACCGTCTGGCGCGTAGGTGCCTTCCTTACGGTGTTCGCCGCGATCATGAGCCTGCTGATCGTGATCCGGCACACCCGTGAGGAGGAGGAGACCGGCCGTCAGGAGGCGCTCTCCGCCGGCATGGTAGGCCGCCGCGCCGGTCTCACCTCGGCCCTGCTCGCCGTGGGCATCGCCAACGGCGCGGTGACCCTGCTCATCGCGGGCAGCCTCGCGGGCCAGGGCGGCACCGGCGCGCTCGCCCTCGGCCTCGCCGTCGGCCTGTCCGGTATGGCCTTCGGCGGGCTGGCCGCCGTCGCCGCCCAGCTCACGGAGAACGCACGGCTGGCCCGGGGGCTGAGCTCCGCCGCGGTCGGCGTCGCCTTCGTGCTGCGCATGGCGGGTGACGCCGCCGAGGACGGCACCAAGGGCTCCGGCCATGTCCTGGTCTGGCTCTCGCCGCTGGGCTGGGCCGAGTACGCCCGGCCGTACGGGGGCGAGCGGTGGTGGCCGCTGCTGCTGATCGCCGTGCTCGCCGCGGCCTCGATCAGCCTCGCGTACTCCCTCGCGGGCCGTCGCGACGTGGGCGCCAGTTTCTACGCCAGCCGTCCCGGCCCTCCGGCCGCGGGCCCGCTGCTGAACGGCGTCTACGGCCTGGGCTGGCGGCTGCAGCGCGGTGCCCTGCTCGGCTGGGCCGCGGGCTTCGTCTTCGCGGGCGCCATCTTCGGATCCATCTCCGACGGTGCCGACGACTTCCTCGGCGACAGCAACCAGACCCGCGACATCATCCAGCGGATGGGCGGCGCCCAGGGGCTCAACGACGCGTTCCTGGCCGCCATGGTCGGCGTCCTCGGCACCATCCTCGCCGTCTACACCGCCAGCTCCGTGCTGCGGCTGCGCAGCGAGGAGACCGACCAGCGTGCCGAGCCCCTGCTGTCCAACGCCGTGGGCCGGCTGCGCTGGGCCGGGAGCCATCTGGTCATCGCCTACCTCGGCCCGGTCGTCATCCTCGCCATCGGCGGTCTGGCGCTCGGCCTGGGGTACGGCGTCGCGGCGGGCGATCTGGCCGACCAGCTCGGCCGCTGCATGGGCGCCGCCCTGGCCCAGCTCCCGGCGCTGTGGGTGCTCACCAGTGTGACGCTCTTCCTCGTGGGCGTATTGCCGAAGTACTCGGCCGCGGCCTGGGCCTTCGTCGGCTGGGTGGTCGCCCTGGGCTGGATGGGCCCGGCGCTGGAGCTGTCCGATTCCGTCATGAACACCTCACCCTTCAGCCATCTGCCGAAGCTGCCGGGCGACGAGGTGACGGCCGCACCGTTCCTGTGGCTGCTGCTTCTCTCGGTCGTTCTCGCCGCCGGAGGACTGGTGGGTTTGCGCCGCCGTGACATCGGCGGCTGA
- a CDS encoding tetronasin ABC transporter ATP-binding protein, translating into MKTAISVSGLHKSFGRTHALDGLDLEVEAGEVHGFLGPNGAGKSTTIRVLLGLLRADSGAVQMLGKDPWHDAVDLHRHIAYVPGDVTLWRNLSGGEVIDLYGRLRGGLDSARRAELLERFELDPTKKGRTYSKGNRQKVALVAAFASEVELLILDEPTSGLDPLMEEVFRECVAEERDRGRTVLLSSHILSEVEALCRRVSIIRKGKRVESGSLTELRHLTRTSVTAELAEEPNGLSGLPGVHNVDIQGRQVKLQVETDKMDAVLRQLTQAGVRSLISTPPTLEELFLRHYQDDISHTEAEAIVR; encoded by the coding sequence ATGAAAACGGCAATCTCCGTGTCCGGCCTCCACAAGTCCTTCGGCCGGACCCACGCGTTGGACGGCCTCGACCTCGAAGTCGAGGCAGGTGAGGTCCATGGCTTCCTCGGGCCCAACGGCGCCGGGAAGTCCACCACCATCCGGGTCCTCCTCGGTCTGCTCCGCGCCGACTCCGGTGCGGTGCAGATGCTCGGCAAGGACCCCTGGCACGACGCGGTCGACCTCCACCGCCACATCGCCTACGTCCCCGGGGACGTCACCCTGTGGCGCAACCTGAGCGGCGGAGAGGTCATCGACCTGTACGGACGGCTGCGCGGCGGGCTGGACTCCGCACGCCGCGCCGAGCTCCTGGAGCGGTTCGAGCTCGACCCCACCAAGAAGGGCCGTACGTACTCCAAGGGCAACCGGCAGAAGGTCGCCCTGGTCGCCGCGTTCGCATCCGAAGTGGAGCTGCTGATCCTCGACGAGCCGACCTCCGGGCTCGACCCCCTCATGGAGGAGGTCTTCCGCGAGTGCGTCGCCGAGGAGCGCGACCGCGGTCGTACGGTCCTGCTCTCCAGCCACATCCTCAGCGAGGTCGAGGCGCTCTGCCGGAGGGTGAGCATCATCCGCAAGGGCAAGCGGGTGGAGTCCGGCTCGCTCACCGAGCTGCGCCATCTGACCCGTACGTCGGTCACCGCCGAGCTCGCCGAAGAGCCGAACGGCCTGTCCGGCCTCCCCGGTGTGCACAACGTGGACATTCAGGGCCGCCAGGTCAAGCTCCAGGTCGAGACCGACAAGATGGACGCCGTGCTGCGACAGCTCACCCAGGCCGGGGTGCGCAGCCTCATCTCCACCCCGCCCACCCTGGAAGAGCTCTTCCTCCGCCACTACCAGGACGACATCTCGCACACGGAAGCCGAGGCGATCGTCCGATGA
- a CDS encoding MarR family transcriptional regulator, whose product MRETIEPEDAPGDARDEAAVSRFVERFAADLAEAGMQRMAARVFAALLVSDAGALTSAELAEQLRISPAAVSGAIRYLSQVDMVVREREPGSRRDRYRLYSEVWYETLTRRDQILARWESTMRDGVKVLGPGTPAGLRITETADFFEWVQQELPKMLERWRAHQAADRAAEAREAEAG is encoded by the coding sequence GTGAGGGAGACGATCGAACCGGAGGACGCGCCCGGTGACGCGCGGGACGAAGCGGCGGTGTCCAGGTTCGTCGAGCGGTTCGCGGCCGATCTTGCCGAGGCCGGTATGCAGCGCATGGCGGCGCGGGTCTTCGCGGCGCTTCTCGTCTCCGACGCCGGGGCCCTCACCTCCGCCGAGCTCGCCGAGCAGCTGCGGATCAGCCCGGCCGCGGTCTCGGGCGCGATCCGCTATCTGTCCCAGGTGGACATGGTGGTGCGCGAGCGTGAGCCGGGCTCCCGCCGCGATCGCTACCGGCTCTACAGCGAGGTCTGGTACGAGACCCTGACCCGCCGCGACCAGATCCTGGCCCGCTGGGAGAGCACCATGCGGGACGGCGTGAAGGTGCTCGGCCCGGGCACCCCGGCGGGGCTGCGGATCACCGAGACCGCCGACTTCTTCGAATGGGTCCAGCAGGAGCTGCCCAAGATGCTGGAGCGCTGGCGCGCCCACCAGGCCGCGGACCGCGCCGCCGAGGCGCGCGAGGCGGAGGCGGGGTAG